One genomic segment of Pseudorasbora parva isolate DD20220531a chromosome 6, ASM2467924v1, whole genome shotgun sequence includes these proteins:
- the slc48a1a gene encoding heme transporter hrg1-B, whose protein sequence is MGPNRIYISVGYATFGMLVGFSAFIVWNVVYKQPWTAAMGGLSGVLALWALVTHIMYIQDYWRTWLKGLKFFMFVSSVFSLLAVAAFATFISLGVIEKHSLTDPKSFYLSAVWSFMTLKWAFLLGMYSYRYRQEFADISILSDF, encoded by the exons ATGGGTCCAAACAGGATCTACATCAGTGTAGGTTATGCCACATTCGGCATGTTGGTGGGGTTTTCAGCCTTTATCGTGTGGAATGTGGTTTATAAACAACCATGGACGGCGGCGATGGGCGGATTATCAG GCGTTCTGGCCCTCTGGGCATTGGTCACTCACATTATGTACATTCAGGACTACTGGCGCACATGGCTGAAGGGACTCAAGTTCTTCATGTTTGTTAGTTCGGTCTTCTCCCTCCTGGCTGTTGCTGCTTTTGCCACCTTCATATCCCTTGGCGTTATAGAAAAGCACT caTTAACTGACCCCAAGAGCTTCTATCTGTCAGCTGTGTGGAGCTTCATGACTCTTAAATGGGCCTTCCTGCTGGGCATGTACTCCTACCGCTACCGCCAGGAGTTTGCTGACATCAGCATCCTCAGTGACTTTTGA